The following proteins are co-located in the Bernardetia sp. genome:
- a CDS encoding HU family DNA-binding protein: MKHKEFVKEYAQKMNCDEETAKEQITTFTDIILESMKKNESVTIEHFGRFYIRERTNSKIFKFLPANKFKAILGWANDYKGKI; the protein is encoded by the coding sequence ATGAAACACAAAGAATTTGTAAAAGAATATGCACAAAAAATGAATTGTGATGAAGAAACAGCAAAGGAACAAATTACTACTTTTACTGACATCATTTTAGAATCAATGAAAAAAAATGAATCTGTAACTATTGAGCATTTTGGTAGATTTTATATACGAGAGCGAACTAACTCAAAAATTTTTAAGTTTTTACCTGCTAATAAATTTAAAGCAATTTTGGGTTGGGCAAACGACTACAAAGGGAAAATATAA
- a CDS encoding nuclear transport factor 2 family protein: protein MKYLFAIVSVICFSTFSAKAQILQDSVDVKQVALDYIEFQHNLKLEQFERAAHPRMVKRTFWKDKKTGKDYLRETFTDAMILLAETYNEEGDKFPKNPKKEVIILDMTDKTASLKLIADDWIDYMHIVKLNGKWQLVNVLWQFKDSEKH from the coding sequence ATGAAATACCTATTTGCTATTGTATCCGTTATTTGTTTTTCTACTTTTTCTGCGAAAGCACAAATCCTACAAGATTCTGTGGACGTGAAGCAAGTAGCTTTAGATTATATAGAATTTCAACATAACTTAAAGCTAGAACAATTTGAAAGAGCTGCTCATCCACGAATGGTAAAGAGAACTTTTTGGAAAGATAAAAAAACAGGGAAAGATTATTTGAGAGAAACATTTACTGATGCTATGATACTACTAGCTGAAACCTACAACGAAGAAGGAGACAAGTTTCCCAAAAATCCAAAAAAAGAAGTAATCATACTAGATATGACAGATAAAACAGCATCTCTCAAACTGATAGCTGATGACTGGATAGACTATATGCATATAGTAAAACTAAATGGAAAATGGCAACTTGTGAACGTTTTGTGGCAATTCAAAGATTCTGAAAAGCATTGA
- a CDS encoding TIR domain-containing protein gives MANPNYKDIFISYGRAESKHFASQLYELLTQKGYKVWFDQNDIPLAVDFQDQIDEGIEKADNFIFVIAPHSIRSPYCRKEIELATKYSKRIIPILHIEPSREMIEKFMHPSVSKRNWLYMRQQIEEGKGQHEWTDIDDRENGQEGLFSILESHRDYVRRHTELLHSALEWEKQYRNTRYLPFGDRQTESEQWLLTEFKSEQPPCLPSSIHCEFISEARKNSENRMTDVFVSYAEEDEEIRNRVLRSLAQYLITTWTHEMDIQAGEDFDKEVEKGIEQADNFIFFITHESIKSEYCEKELAHAVKYNKRIIPLRMDDIPVHDFPPEIRNLQFIDFTDNNYDFIPRSKNEKTDYEKDIDEILNQINTDRDYYHKHKVILNKAIRWKEQNHNSSILLRGHNLDEAKIWLKIGLQRNTHLPTRLHEEFIRESEAKSGQLSTEVFISYSRADGDFARKLNDELQENGKTTWFDQESIASGTDFQQEIYNGIEACENFLFIISPDSVKSPYCDDEVKFATKLGKRIITLLYRATETFEIPMELSNIQWINFIPNQANFHDSFAELIRTLDTDREHVKAHNHWYQEALQWQKQDKNSDFLLVGTEYLLAQSWYEEAILKKKIPAPNALQAQYLEESEKAIEAKKNEQKQLEEQLLKLEKDRNAEAKKRIERQKLLLIISSFTLLISLIVGVYAFIEKEKAEKSERDAVEAKKDADKQREEAETNKLEAEQISKMLEEQNTKYQKALAQIDSALQKENAATRQKEEIQSILKTKENKFKQEGFVKQRNFVEDKMRIREEILRTKKSLLSYARQLESLGVVRTSVRQAMEKQIEEDIQELLKSL, from the coding sequence ATGGCAAATCCTAATTATAAAGATATTTTTATTTCCTATGGACGGGCAGAAAGCAAGCATTTTGCCTCCCAACTCTACGAATTACTAACTCAAAAGGGATATAAAGTTTGGTTTGATCAAAATGATATTCCGTTAGCTGTAGATTTTCAAGACCAAATAGACGAAGGTATTGAAAAAGCTGATAATTTTATCTTTGTAATAGCTCCTCACTCTATTCGCTCGCCGTATTGTAGAAAAGAAATTGAACTAGCTACCAAATATAGCAAACGAATTATTCCTATTTTGCATATTGAGCCTTCTAGAGAGATGATAGAGAAGTTTATGCATCCTTCTGTTAGTAAAAGAAATTGGCTCTATATGAGACAACAAATAGAAGAAGGAAAAGGACAACATGAGTGGACAGATATAGATGATAGGGAAAATGGACAAGAAGGCTTATTTTCTATATTAGAAAGCCATAGAGATTATGTACGACGCCATACAGAACTTCTACATAGTGCCTTAGAGTGGGAAAAACAATATCGTAACACTCGTTATTTGCCTTTTGGAGACCGACAAACAGAATCTGAGCAATGGTTACTTACTGAATTTAAAAGCGAACAACCCCCTTGCTTACCTTCTTCTATACATTGCGAATTTATATCAGAAGCTCGTAAAAACTCTGAAAACAGAATGACAGATGTCTTTGTCTCTTATGCTGAAGAAGACGAAGAAATCAGAAACCGAGTATTGCGTTCCTTAGCTCAATATTTGATTACGACTTGGACACATGAAATGGATATTCAAGCAGGAGAAGACTTTGATAAAGAAGTAGAAAAAGGAATAGAACAGGCTGATAATTTTATTTTCTTTATCACACATGAATCCATCAAATCTGAATACTGCGAAAAAGAACTTGCACATGCTGTTAAATACAATAAGCGAATTATTCCACTACGAATGGATGATATACCCGTTCATGATTTTCCACCAGAAATACGCAATTTGCAGTTTATAGATTTTACAGATAATAATTATGACTTTATTCCTCGTTCGAAAAATGAAAAAACAGATTATGAAAAAGATATAGACGAAATTCTCAATCAGATTAATACTGACCGTGATTATTATCATAAACACAAAGTTATTCTGAATAAGGCTATTCGTTGGAAGGAACAAAACCATAACTCTAGTATTTTGCTTAGAGGACACAACCTTGATGAAGCAAAAATTTGGTTAAAAATTGGATTACAGAGAAATACTCATCTGCCTACTAGGTTACACGAGGAATTTATCAGAGAAAGCGAGGCTAAAAGTGGACAACTTAGCACAGAGGTTTTTATCTCTTATTCAAGAGCAGATGGCGATTTTGCAAGAAAGCTAAATGATGAATTACAAGAAAATGGTAAAACGACGTGGTTCGACCAAGAAAGCATTGCTTCAGGTACAGATTTTCAACAAGAAATTTATAATGGAATTGAAGCCTGTGAAAATTTTCTTTTCATAATTTCTCCAGATTCTGTCAAATCTCCTTATTGTGATGATGAAGTTAAGTTTGCTACCAAACTAGGAAAAAGAATCATTACACTACTGTACAGAGCCACCGAGACGTTTGAAATTCCGATGGAACTCTCCAACATACAGTGGATAAATTTTATTCCTAACCAAGCTAATTTCCACGATTCGTTTGCCGAACTTATCAGAACACTAGACACAGACAGAGAACACGTAAAAGCACACAACCACTGGTATCAAGAAGCTCTGCAATGGCAAAAACAAGATAAAAACAGCGATTTTTTACTTGTAGGAACAGAATATCTTTTAGCACAATCTTGGTACGAAGAAGCTATTCTCAAAAAGAAAATTCCTGCTCCCAACGCATTGCAAGCTCAGTACTTAGAAGAAAGTGAAAAAGCCATTGAAGCAAAAAAGAATGAGCAAAAGCAGTTGGAGGAACAGTTATTAAAACTGGAGAAAGATAGAAATGCAGAAGCAAAAAAACGCATTGAACGCCAGAAATTATTACTCATTATATCATCTTTTACACTTTTGATTTCTTTAATTGTGGGAGTGTATGCTTTTATTGAAAAAGAAAAGGCAGAAAAAAGTGAAAGAGATGCAGTAGAAGCAAAAAAAGATGCTGATAAACAAAGAGAAGAAGCTGAAACAAATAAGTTGGAAGCTGAACAGATAAGTAAAATGTTAGAAGAACAAAATACAAAGTATCAAAAAGCTTTAGCTCAAATAGACTCTGCCCTACAAAAAGAAAATGCTGCTACAAGACAAAAAGAAGAAATACAATCTATTCTCAAGACAAAGGAAAATAAGTTCAAACAAGAGGGTTTTGTCAAACAGAGAAATTTTGTAGAAGACAAAATGAGAATACGTGAGGAGATATTACGAACAAAAAAATCATTACTTAGCTATGCTCGTCAATTAGAAAGCTTAGGAGTAGTGCGTACCTCTGTCAGACAAGCTATGGAAAAGCAGATTGAAGAAGACATACAAGAGTTACTCAAATCATTATAA